The following are from one region of the Lineus longissimus chromosome 19, tnLinLong1.2, whole genome shotgun sequence genome:
- the LOC135503226 gene encoding bromodomain-containing protein 4-like, producing the protein MQDKMNADTSTQWIAPMLRLVKNVCNFTGKSRKRGQMRASSWFINPVDVDLAPGYLDVITEPMDFSTIQKKLESNQYTSIDAANNDMLLVEGNCYAYNAHTDPITTDCREVFTYYRREYQRLFNRCQKVETPLTKKRRFPVGGLQRARKEARSNLAHSSAFKVISNQVDQMDETICEKENTLRELNADLAFLERLKQLDAEASKVETKTQGVQVEVLKTPGRPTWTSPAAEPATPTVGDYLNPDDLHLPYRTKKSRHHRTVQALQEIHGCAENNRPVKDGLWYSLTTMCTPEELASRFRRSKICKKLEERKPRPELPSEDKLISSLNVMYKDGLTSKRKYCSIRSSTKPRLLPYATLIDNINTIHDTNYTVPLEGKPGFHRKCELFIMELAQIYLDIDQHLIERGSTLNLFGKERDIFWLL; encoded by the exons ATGCAAGACAAAATGAATGCTGATACTTCAACACAATGGATTGCCCCTATGCTTCGACTTGTGAAGAATGTTTGCAACTTTACGGGGAAGAGTAGGAAGAGGGGACAGATGAGAGCTTCATCGTGGTTTATCAATCCAG TTGATGTCGACTTGGCACCTGGCTATCTTGATGTCATAACAGAGCCAATGGATTTTTCTACCATTCAAAAGAAACTTGAG TCAAACCAGTATACATCCATTGATGCAGCAAACAATGATATGTTGTTAGTGGAAGGGAACTGTTATGCATACAATGCACATACAGATCCTATTACCACAGACTGCCGTGAAGTTTTTACGTATTATCGCAGGGAATATCAAAGATTGTTCAATCGTTGTCAAAAG GTTGAAACGCCACTGACAAAGAAGAGGAGGTTTCCTGTTGGGGGGTTGCAGAGGGCACGGAAGGAAGCAAGATCAAATCTAGCGCACTCCTCAGCATTTAAGGTTATATCCAATCAGGTCGATCAAATGGATGAAACAATCTGTGAAAAAGAAAATACTCTCAGGGAGCTCAATGCTGAT CTTGCATTTTTGGAGCGCCTGAAACAGCTAGATGCTGAAGCCAGTAAAGTGGAAACTAAGACTCAAGGTGTACAAGTTGAGGTTTTGAAA ACACCTGGTAGACCTACATGGACTTCACCTGCAGCTGAACCAGCAACTCCAACTGTCGGTGATTATCTCAACCCAGACGATTTACATCTCCCGTATCGTACCAAAAAGTCCAGGCATCATCGAACAGTTCAGGCTCTGCAGGAGATCCACGGCTGTGCTGAGAACAACAGGCCAGTCAAAGATGGACTGTGGTACAGTCTGACCACAATGTGTACCCCCGAGGAGTTAGCGAGTCGATTCAGGAGGAGCAAAATTTGCAAGAAATTGGAGGAGAGGAAACCTCGGCCAGAGCTTCCATCAGAGGACAAGTTGATTTCTTCGCTAAACGTTATGTACAAAGATGGTCTTACAAGCAAACGTAAATATTGTAGCATTCGCTCCTCAACTAAGCCTCGATTATTACCTTATGCCACCCTCATTGACAATATCAATACTATCCATGATACAAATTATACTGTACCCCTTGAAGGAAAACCTGGATTTCATAGGAAATGCGAATTATTCATAATGGAACTTGCACAAATTTATCTTGACATTGATCAACATCTGATCGAAAGGGGATCAACCCTAAATTTGTTTGGGAAGGAGCGGGACATTTTCTGGTTGCTTTAG